A segment of the Cutaneotrichosporon cavernicola HIS019 DNA, chromosome: 6 genome:
TGGGAGGCATGGGCAACATGATGGGCGGGATGGGTGAGTCACGTCTACGACGGATGAGCTAACATCAGGAATGGGAATGGGAatgggcggcatgggtGGTGGTATGGGCGGAATGGCGATGGGcggtggtgctggtgcCATGGGCGGCAGCCGCGTGAGTACTTTTGTCGTCTGACGTTCCCTTCGCCAGACACTAATCCCAGGGCGGGCGCCAGCCCCCGAACGCACCCCGCGGCCCCGCGGCCATGCGCAACACTGGCGGGCCGAGCGGCATGGCGCAGCCGATGGCACAGAGCGGCAGCGGAAACGGCAGCTCGCACGGCGGCACGGGCTCGGGTCCCCAGCGCTACTCGACGCAGGGCCAGCAACGCGCCAAGCCGTACTAGGCTTCCCATTGCCCGACGTATGTTTCTCCCTTACGCTGTAGAGTAGCTGTACGATGAAGTGTCTCGAGAAGAAGTGCAGCAGCTTCCATTCACTAACAGGCAAGCACAAACAAACCACTCATCAAAAAAATTATACCTCAAAAGATACAAAGCTATAATGTCCACATGAACATGTACAtaggggagggaggggtaCGTGCGTTCGCCACCTTGGCGGCACGACCCAAAGAGACGCTCACAAGCGGTGCCCAGGGACGAGCGAGAAGATAATTGTGAAAATCGcagtgaggaggatggcaaGGGCCTCAATCCACAGCCCTCGtaagaggaggagcttgcgcacATACCCCTCACCGACCGTGATGAAGCGGAATGGCACCGTCTCCGACTGGGAGAAGAGAGCGAGCAATGGCGAGAGCGAGTAGTacgccgcgacgaggaggttgaaTGCGAAAAAGTACGGGATGATGATGTAAAGCCGGCGCGCGTTGGGGCTCCAGTCAAGGAAGACAAACGTGAACGAGAGCGTGAACGCACCCCAGAGGATGACTAAGCCGACGATCAGGCGGATTAGGGCGGAGGTCGGCGTGAGGTTGCCAAAAGCCTTGGCGCGGAGGAAGCGGGGAAAAGCGTCCTGCTCGAGAGCGCGGAAGATGTAGATCTTCTGCGCGTGGAAGAGGTCGGGAATGAGGGGCGAGATTTTGCCATCAGTCGACACGGGAACGTTGGTGAGCCGCAGGGCGGGGGAAAGGTAGATCTCGTGCTCGGCGCCAGGGAGAAGATAGCGAAGATAAatgcgctcggcgctctcggcgagcgcgttcTTCTCTATAGCACGGTCGCGAGAGAATATAGTCGGAGCGCGGAGCTGGCTGTGGCGGCCCTTGCCCCAGTCTCTAATGCTGCCGCGGACGTTCTCGATTGCCGATCGCGTGCTGTGGATCGATCCAGCGCGGCCTCGCCCAGTCCCACgcaagctcggcgtgcTCTGACGGTGCATTTCGTGGTACgcgtgctcggcgtccttgcTCGTCCCAACGCCCGGGTGAGACGACCGCTGCAGTTCCGAACTACGACGGGCGGCGGGTAACGTCTCGCggctggcgaggtcgaggagtgGCGCCATGTACGAGCCGTTCTCACGAACATAGGTGGCAAACTCGGGCCAGTCGTCATCAACCGACCGCCCGCTCCGCTTCAGGTCCTTGAAGTACGCCTTGCACAGGTTCTCGTGCTGCTGGACGTCGAGCCAAaagtcgagcgcgtcctcggaTGATTCGCGCTGGAGGAAGATCTGCAGTCAGCGGTGCGTGATGAAGGACTCACGTAGAAGCAGAAGAGGTCTAACGGGGCGCGGGTGCGGCGGTCCAGCACCTCTTGCAGCGTCGGCAGACgcttgaggttgaggtaACGAGACCCGCGCTTGCCCTTTCCCGTGCCCGACGCCTGATGAGCGGTCGGAGCGAGGTCGTATTCTGGTCCGCCAGCAGCGGGAGCCTTCTCGTTGTGGTACTGCATTGTTCCGGAAGGCGGGTGGGGTGGATGGGTGGTGATGGAGGGTAGGAGAATAGGATGCTGGGTTCCGCCCTATGGTAAGAGGGTTTCGTTTAACAGGTAAAGACAGACGAGAGAGGGTGaatggcgaggaaggcgatgtggatggcgaggaggcgagaAGAATAGGTGGATCGTGACACGGTTGCTTTGCTTGTCTCACTCACCTCAACACTCAGCCACCCCTGTCCTTTGGCCTTCCCGCAATTGCCCTTTCATCCTAACCGCAACTACCTCCCGCCTTCGTTGATATCGTCGCGTGGTCGACCAATCCCACTACTATTCCCACGTCATTCCTCTACGGAGTTTTATCCAATCTCCGCGAATCCCGCCATGCGACCGTTCCATGGATTCCTGCGTGCCCTGGCGATCCGCCAGCGATCTGGAGGCGCTAACTCGAGATCTGAACCGACGTTGTGCTTCCATGTGCTGCCCCGGGCGCGAAGCACAAGCCCTCCTCCAGTACACTGCACGTGCCTCGACTCGGGCCGCCTGGGGCCCGCCACTTGTCTCTTGTGGCTGCGTGTTGCGGACTGCACATAGCGCGCAACGCAAGGTGCTATGCATGGATCATGTCTGTTCTCGACCGacgcctcgacgccacACAGTGTCGCATCAAAGCCTCGCTGCGCACAGACGCGGACTGGAAATCGGGAGACTTGGTTCAAGCATCCGAGGAAGTAAGATGGCCAGATGGAAGGGGTAAGGCGCCCATCTGTTTCAGTGCCTTGGCAATGTTTACGCGTCCACCATTCCTCGTTCTCTGCTTCAGTGCCATGTAGCTGCGTCATTAGCCATGTCCACTGGAATCCTTGGGGGATGAGAATAAGAACAAGGCCTTGACACAACCTTCGACGCGCAGAAGGCACGTCGCATTTGCCCCTCACACTTCCCAGATTAGAGGCACGGTTTGGCTCATCCACGGCCGTGTGCGGGTTTGTTGGTGTGGGGGAATTGCTTGTCAGCAACGGGGTGCCAAATGCTGAGAGCGCGGGCAATTCCGACAgcggaggggaagaggatgcTCAGGGCTCACTTTAAACCTGAGGCATGCGGCCCGAGGCCAGGGGTAGGGTGACGTCGGTCAAGAGATTTTGGCTCGACATTTGCGCAACGCGGCGTAAACGATACCTTGCATTAGGGATACAGGGATAATCTGGCCACAAACATTCTAATGATTCCTAATGAATGACGCACCACTCTCACACCGCGGGTCCGAATCTGAGACAGCCCAACATGACAACCACCAGCCGCACTGACCGGGGTAACAGTGTCTGTTTCGGAAAGATGTTGTGCAGTGCTCTGTTTTTGCGTAAGcggagggggggggggggaagtGAGTCCCGCATCGTTCCTGATTGCTGCTGTCGTTGCGGGATGATATGGTCAAGGAAGCTGAAGGGGACTGGTCGTGCTCAAAGAATTTCCGCTGAGAGCATGTGGTTGAAGGGTAGAGGCCGAGCCCTTCCGGTTCCTCTCCGTTCAGGGTAAAGCTTTGTCAACTTGTTCATGCAATTGCAAGAGGGAAGATGCCCAAGCCACCAAAGCCAACGTTCCGCTGGCAGCCAAAGGCAAAGGAGGGCCGAGGGCCGAGGGCCGGGGGGTGAAGTTTGGATCCAACCGCCTCTTGACGCCTCTGAAGCCTCTGACGCCCATGAGGCCTATACGCCAATGAATTCTCTCTCTCGGCCGCCGTCACTGCGTCCGGGTCCCGGGTCCTTCCTCAATTTCCCCTACCCCTAGACACCCAGTCGGTCTGCAACACAAGCCGTCGGCCATGCATGCATACTTGCTCATCACTCCAAGTTGCTTTCTCATCCTCCGTCATCATTTCTCAAACACCTTACTCTGTCGCGTCCGACCGCACCCATCGGGACCGTGGGGCATAGCACAGGAGCACACGTAATCACCACTGTTCAGTTTGGTTCAACATTCTGGTCTCGGTCTCATCGTCTTAGATCCGCAGCAAACCCACCACGCTCCAAGACCAGACCATTACCATACCAACGTGACGAATACGAGTCTCCAGGTGTACTTCGTTACTGCAATCGACAATCACCCATCAACCCCTTACCATCATCGCCATTCCTTCTTCGTTTCTCACCTACCCATACTTGACCACTCGCGTCCTTCGTCGTTCTTGTCCATTGATCCATCACAAAGGAGGGCTCCGACAACCCGGCCCACATCACCTCGCGCCTCCCCACTCCATTCTCACCTCGCAACGACGCGTTGGCCCACTTACTTCTCAGCCTCGACTGCACTGTCCATTTTCCCGCTCAAGGTCCTCAGTGTCCCACACGTTTAACCCGCTAGgctggtcgacgacgtAGGGGCTGGCCTCCCTTCTAACCATACCACATCCCCCGCCCAACATATCTCCTCCCAAGGAACAACGGCTCGCCATGCCtggctcggcgtcgggcgCACCATTAGTGCCTCGCCGTCGGAAGCGGAGGGCAAACAAAGACCCGTGGTGGACGCGCCATATCGCCAAACCTCTGAGTGTGCTCAATCCCGCGACCCTCATGTCCAGGAGACGAAAGCCGTCTACGCCTCGCTCGATCTTTATCAACGAGAAGCTACCAGCGGACTACTTTGACAAGAAAGGACGGCCGCTCAAGAGCAAGGTCTTCAGCACCAACCAAAACGTGACGTCCAAGTACACGATCCTCACGTTCTTGCCAcgcaacctcctcgagcagtTCCGCCGCGTTGCCAACATCTTCTTCCTTTTCATCAACGTCCTTCAGTTCTTCCCCAAGTTCTCAACCATCTCGCCAGGTCTCGTCATTTTGCCGCTGATCGTCGTCCTGCTCATCACCGCACTCAAGGATGGTTACGAGGACATCAAACGCCACCAGGCCGACCGCAAGGTCAACCACTCAGTTGTACATgtgctcggcggcggcgacggccaATATGTCAATGTCAACCCCATggagggcaaggccaagacgTTTGTGCGTGGCATCCCGTTGCCGAAGCGCAAGAGCAAGAAGGCAATCTCTGCAGAGATGAAAGCCAACGTCGATCTCCTCAAGAGCGGCAACGAgaacgacctcgagcgccaaCACACCATCCGTTCTCACGTTTCGACCTGGGATAACGACCCCGAGGCCGGCGATAACTCAAAGGAGCTCGGTTGGCAGCGCACCATCTGGGAAGacgtcaaggtcggcgacaTTGTCAAGATTTACGACAATGAACCTATCTGTGCCGGTGAGTTCACTGCGGTGGCGTGGCGAGTCGAGGTGTGGTACCACTTCTGCCGCTGGGCGGTATGTATATTTACCTCGATCTGCGGCCTTCGCTTGCGTCACTGTCTAGTAAGCCCATACATTACAGCTAACGCCCCTCAGACATTATCGTCTGCGCCACCTccgaagaggaggacgtaTGTTACCTCGAAACTAAGGGTCTGGACGGCGAAACCAACCTGAAGTCGCGTCACGCCGTTCCCGGCATCTCCCACCTCGATTCCGTTCAGGCATgcgcgacgacgcagaTGCGCATCGATATGGAGCCTCCTGAGGTGAACATGTACCGCCTAAACGGCGCGATTGttcttctcggcgagggAGGTGATGTCACGCACCCCGTGACCCTCGACACCTGTTTGCTTCGTGGATGCGCTCTCCGCAACACGGGCTGGGTTATCGGCATTGTTGCGTTTACCGGCGATGACACCAAGATCATTCAGAACTCGGGCCGCGCTCCCAGCAAGCGTTCCCGCGTGGAGCGCCAGATGAACCCTCAGGTCCTGTTCAaccttctcgtccttggcatCATTGCGATGATCTGCTCTGTTATTGCCCACGTTCTTGAGAAGAAGTGGACGCCACAGGGCGCTTATTGGATGCTCTATAACGACACGTCCCAGGACAACCCGAACATCAACGGCCTCTGGACGTTCTTCAACGCGCTGATTACGTTCCAGAACATCATCCCTATCTCACTTTACCTCTCAATCGAGTTTGTGCGCACGGTCCAGGCGTTATTCATCTTCTGGGACCACCAGATGCAGTACTTCAAGAACGGCCAGAAGATCCGCACCACGGCCCGCTCCTGGAACCTCTCCGATGATCTCGGCCAAGTCGAGTACATTTTCTCGGACAAGACCGGCACCCTTACACAGAACGTCATGGTCTTCCGCCAGTGCTCGGTTGGGGGCAAGATCTACTatggcgacgagccggaGGTCACTGCTCCGGCTAAGAAAGCCAAGCCTGTCGAGGACACAATGAGCAGCTCCGACGACAACTCGAACTCTACGGGTGACGTAGCGAGTCTCAGGAGAGCTGAAGCCGTTGAGATCCCGCCATTCCACGACCGGACTTTAACCGCGGACTTGAACGATCTCGACTCTGAGCAGTCGCGCATTTTACACGGCTTCTttgtcgtccttggtctCTGCCACACGGCTCTcgcgtccgagtccgagagCGGACAAATCACGTACAAGGCCCAGTCGccggacgaggcggcccTTGTTCAGAGCgctgccgacgtcggcttTGTCTTCCTTGGTCGTGACCGCAACATCCTCCGCCTCAAGACTCCTTACGCAGAGCAGCCCGATGAGTACGAGCTGCTCAACGTTCTCGAGTTCAACTCGACTCGCAAGCGCATGTCAGTCATTGTGCGCAAGTGTGACGACCAGGGCATGATCCTCCTCCTTACAAAGGGTGCGGACAACATCATCTTCGACCTCCTCAGCAAGAACGACGAGTCGCAGGCCGCGCTGCGTGAGAAGACGGACAAGGATCTCCAGGTGTTCGCCAGCGAGGGTCTCCGTACCCTCTGTCTCGCGTAccgcgtccttgagccCGCCGAGTACGAGACATGGGCCAAGGAGTACCATGAGGCAGAGGTCGCCCTCACCGATCGtgaggagaagatggaggatgTCATGGCCCACATTGAGACTAGTTTGCAGTTGCTGGGTGCGACTGCCATCGAGGACAAGCTACAGGACGGCGTTCCGGAGACCATTGCGGACCTCAAGCGAGCCGGCATCAACATCTGGGTTGCCACGGgtgacaagctcgagacCGCGGTTGCCATCGGTTACACGACCAACCTTCTCACCGCCAACTCCAACCTCATTATTATCCGTGAGGGCACCCATTCCATCCATGACCAACTGCGCGACTCGTTAGGAGCGTTCTTCGGCGATGACCTCCGGCGCTCCACGTCCCTCACACATCTCGAGACCCGGCATTCGACCCAGCTCCGCCGCGTTAACACTGGTGTCCAGTCGCTCGTTGGCGATGACAACGGCTACCGGCCCGGCGGCTTCTCGCTTGTCATCGAGGGCTCGGCACTGGCCCAGATCttcaacgacgacgagaacgaggacCTGCTCATCCAGCTGGCTCTCAAGTGCAACACCGTCATCTGCTGTCGTGTCTCGCCTCTGCAAAAAGCCCAGATTGTCAGACTCATCAAGGACAGCCTCGGCGTGATGTGTCTCGCCATTGGCGACGGTGCAAACGACGTCTCGATGATCCAGGCGGCTGACGTCGGTGTCGGTATCtcgggcgaggagggcctgCAGGCCGTCAACTCGGCAGACTATGCGACCGGCCAGTTCCGCTTCCTCAAGCGGCTTCTCCTCGTTCACGGCCACTGGTCGTACTTCCGCAACGGCACCATGATTGTCAACTTCTTCTACAAGAACATTATCGGTATCGGCATCCTGTTCTGGTACATGTTCTTCTGTGGATGGTCCACCACCTTCGTCTACGCCTACGTCTACTTGCTGTTCTGGAACGTCTTCTGGACACTGTGTCCCGTCATTGCAATTGGTATTTTCGACCGCAACGcagacgacgtcgacctcatgGCTCTCCCAGAACTCTACCGCTACTCGCGCGAGCACAAGTATTACAACTGGCCCCGTTTCCTGTACTACCTCTTCGAGGGTGTGTACCAGACGGCGATCGGCTATTTCTTCATCCACTACGCCTACGTGACGACAACGACCCGCAGTGATGGCTGGGAAGTTTACAAGGACGagatgtcgacgacgatggcTGTTGCGGCCGTCATGTACGCCAACCTGTTCTCTGGCCTCAACATCGATGCCTGGAGCTGGTGGGTTGTGTTCGCTGTGTGGGTCGGCCCCTTCCTCATTTGGGTCTTCACCCCCATCTACTCGGTCGTCCCGCCGACCACCTACTTTTCCGGCGTCTACGGCAATGACATCTTCTTATTCCGCTCCGCAGCTTTCTGGTTCGGGTGGCCGTTCGTCACGATCATGGCCTTGATGCCCCGGTACCTCATCAAGTTTGCAAAGCAGAACATCTTCCCGAACGACATCGACATCATGCGCCTTGTCCGCAAGTACCAGCCTAATGTCGACCCCTTCACAGACCCCATgcttggcggcctcctcgaccgctcGCGCGACAATGACAACATGTCAATCGGCCGTGTGCAGTCGAACGCCCACTTGGCGCGCAGGACCAGCatcgtgctcgaggagctcactGCTCCCACCGAGTACGTTCCCGCTACGGAGTACCCCCCGCGCCAGAGCACCGAGTACATCGGTCGCCCAAGTATCGACTCGATCCACAGCCGAACCGGACGACCGAGTATCGACTCGAGCCGAGTACGGCCCAGCTTGGAATCGCACGGTCGCCCAAGCTTCCAGAGCACGCGTCTGGGCATGGCCGGCGGCATCCGTGGCTCGCAAGTCGACAGTGAGTACAGTCAACGCATtgtgagctgacagcagtggCTACGGGAATCACTCGCGAGCCATCGCGTGGCTTCGGTTTCGACGTGGAAGAGGGTGGCGTAGCCGTGAGTCAACTCCACGCCACTGAAATCCGCTGACTCTAGATCAAGCGCATGCAGTCGAGTCTCTCACAGCAGTCGGCCGGCAATCAGCGCTACACGCTGCGCCGACTGGCTGTGCATAACCGTCAGAACAACCCCACCGCGCCATCGCCAAACAGAGCGTTCAAGTCGCTGCGCAACCGTGCGGGCTCCATCCTGCGCGGCCGCAACCGCTCGTCAACCGTCAACACGAGTACATCAACACAAGTGAGCGGAGACGATTTTCCACAACGCCTGGTACCGtccccgccgcgctcgccataGAATTGTCACTGTACAGTTTAGTGTCCTTGGGATCGCTTAGATCATATGCATGCCTACGATATAATCGGCGCTGTCTGTTGCCACCCGTCGCTCTAGAAAGATCTGGAAACGTGCGTTGACGTTGGATGGTCAGAGTGCACTGTCAGAGAGCATGTTCGTGGCCACTCTACTGGATCAGATGAGCGTTTGTTATGAACAGCGTTTTGAAGTAGATGGTCTCACAGCGCTTTCCATCCCCTCTTTTGAAAGCTGCTATCCATGTTGCCGTGCTGAACATACGACAGCTGGGGTGGGATTGAACCCATGTTTCAAGTTCACCGACTACAGCATAGTTTGTTCTTGAGTATGGGCAATGCTGTGAGAGCCTATTCTAGATTCATCCTGACAGCGTAGTTCACTCAATCCCTTTTGCACCACCTTCACCAGTGCATCCCCACAGATTGCTGGTGGATGCACCAGTTATCAGCAAGGTCCAAGGCCAAACCATACATCCAATCCTATgactcctcgagctcaacctcagcccgtcgagcccaagccagcgcctcccacccctcctcgtcccacgGACGCAGCATAATCGCGCGCTGGAGATTCTGCATCCCGCTCTCGCCTTCGAGGGTAAGAGCAATGCCCCGCATAGAGTTGGCCCGGGCCGCCTCCAGAACCGGCCCATCGGAAGTCCGTTGGAGCAGTGCAATCGCGGGCTCGGTCTTGCCCGCTGCGACGTACGCCGCTGCAAGGCGGTTACGGGATACAGGGTCCCaaggcgccgaggccgctgAGGATTCCAGGCTCGCGATAGCGCCGTCCTCGTTTCCATTCGCTAGGGCTGCTGCGGCGAGCACAGCATCCGCTGTACGTTGAGGATCCTGTGCCCGTTGCTCGGGGGTTgggttggcgagctcggccagcgcAGCGTCTAGCAGGTCCGCGTcggacgaggcgagggcggctgCGCCAAGAGCTGCGATGACCTTGAGCGAAGGGCGCTCGTGTTCCagcctgctgtcagtttACAGCAGAGAGTCTAAAAATCTCACGATTCCATGAGCTGCGTCTTGGCTGCCTCCGCGGCATCCTCCCCTCCAACTGACCACAGCGTACGCGCGAACAGCACGGCAATCTCGTCAGTGAGCGCATCATCGTTTTTCGCGGCGTCCAGGGCTGCCTGGAAGCCCTCGAGCGACGCGTTGTGGTCGCCCAGCCAGAAGTGGGCGAGTGCCGCACCTGTGCGCGCCTGTGCGAGCTGGCACGTCACACGCTCCTCGGAAGAGGCCACCGACAGTTCGGCCGCGTCTTTGAATGCGCTCAGGGCCGCGTCGTACTGGcccgcggcgaggcggacgcgagCGAGGTTCAGCAGTGCCGTTGCGTAGTTCGCCTCGATTTGGGCACTTTCGGAGCGCTCGAATTCGTCCTCCAGCAGCTGagtcgcgtcctcgagcacaGCGACGGCCTGGCCTGTAAGGCCCAGGCGCTCCGAGACGAGAGCCTGGAGGTGCTTTGCTTCTGCATCCTCGGGGTGCGCAGCGACGTAGCACGCGAGTGCGAACGCGGCTTGGTGGAGAGGCGTCGTGTCCCGCGTATGCGGGTTCAGGAAGGGTCCGAAGgcgccaagcgcgagcgccagATCCGCTTCCAGCAGGCTGCCGGCTGAGAGTGTAGCCGAGTGCGCAAACAGACCAGCCGAGGCGTGGTGCTGCCCGTCTCTCTGGGCGAGGATCGCCTGTCCGAACCACGCACGGGCACAGTCCGGGTCGAGCGTCTGTGCCTTGAGGAAGCACTGGTTTGCCAGCTCGCGGTCGCCGGCACGCAGGTACAGGAAGCCGAGATTGGTCCACACTTCGGGGTCCTTGGCGTACAGCTCGAGCGAGACCACAAACGCatgctgcgcgagctgctggcccgccgccgagcagATCACCCCGAGAGCGTTCCACAGACGCTCGTCGCttgcgtcgcgctcgagcgcaaggcgcaCTGCCGAGATGGCCGCCTTGGTGGCGGGCGTGCGTACATCTTCGTCGCGGGTCGCGAGGGTGTGTAGCGCACAGCCCAGGTCGTACAGCGCCGAGTTGGCGCTGTGCTCGTTCTTAAGCAGGTGAGCACGGTACGCGAAGGCGAACACGGCAGCCTTGACCGCGTAGTGCGGTCCAGAAGCGGCTtggaggaggttggaggCGTGCCCAAGTCCAGTGACGGAGGAACGACGATCGTCATCGTCAGCAatgaggtgctcgaggacgggTTGGAGGACAGCAGCCGTGGACTCGATGTCCTTCAAGTCGACCTCCCGCTCAGCGAGCTGTagggcggcgtcgccgatAAGCTTCCACGCCCAGGCCCGGTGCGACCTGCCAGAGGTGAGTACCCGCAGAGCATACCCAATGGCCGTATGGaaggcgctcctcgagcgctcCCGGAAcccgccagccgccgaAAAGCGGCCaagcgccaccgccgcctcggccagcgCAGCAGTcacgccaacctcggccgACTCGGTTGCGGAGTCAACCTCCTTGAAAGCCGCGATCGCGCCCGCGTAGTCACCGAGCTGCATGTACGTCTCGCCCATGTGATAGTGCGCCATCCACATGGTCGGGTCGATCTCCAGCGCCTTCTGCAGCGCCTTGAGGCCCGCCATGTGTCGGCCACTCTTGACATACGCGTCGCCAAGCATGCGCCACATGCTTGCGTCCTCAGGGTCGGCACGCAGAGCCACCTGGAAAGCTTGGATCGCCTTGGCGTAGTTCTTGTAGTACTGGTGTCAGTTCAATATCTAGATGGACTAGCTCACCATCTCGGTCGAGCCGAGTGCCTTCCACGCCCAGCCGTTGGTTGGCGCGAAGCGTCCTGCAGCGTTCATGACCTCGCCACCAGCGATGCCCTCAACACCACCTTCGCCCTCCATAACACGCATAGCGATCGCGCGGACCTGCGCCCATTCGTCCACGTCAGCGTAAGCGAATGCCAGGCGCCGCGCGGCATCAGCCTCAGTGGCGTCCAGCTCGAACGCTTTCTGGAAACACTTGAGCGCGCGCTCCATGTCCGGAGGCGAGTGCGCCTCGGCATAGCAGATGCCGAGGGCAGTGTATGACGCGGCGAAAGACGCGTCCGCGCGGAGCGAGGCCATAAACCACTCCTCAGCTTGGGTCCGCGACTGGTCGTCCCCG
Coding sequences within it:
- the SKI3 gene encoding uncharacterized protein (Tetratricopeptide repeat); this encodes MSTKSALKSVRLKLQNDEPEGALHEATQLLRSIGEKDPEAPTVLAFRALALTHVERLDEAEKSYHAALRLAPGHHLALPGLKKLYIKNQRWDDLGRLLELQVQAAYDTGDAEKASDAMQEVMEHRLAHGPNDKLYGALRLLLPSSPLVPLIQSAPVPQGSYLPLQVPKYPAAKDAAPPEIPRPLPHVHHLAGSLALVTYLLLRVQAEIYTTTEVQVKAGRQRLGAGTERDVRRRVDAEVLGGPQGAQMIDLLRDVSSHPSVDEDMRRLVEVQEFRYWRRLVSVITDGNNKKAAPKASARGGTMISASLPPKPTPTLAEDPNTPALFRTPETPKITKAEAGKRTEGLAKGFVLLEVGFPGAEEAWAWVIEGRDEPTIEYDHNLLLKFAKVFRDSAFTDFIDDYARLLKLPLPEPDEEQPTPAEDSGSDKKKKYRRPTKGQKDRENARARRKARREAVRDGELVENLTEEEREELIATMTKTLDSLKTSIFAHRVMTHVAIQEEDWANAITYAEKARKLVREVETERGITLPKAMASLDEELGLALVPYYPPKHHQRASRLLNGVLKLQPANYAARFGIGQILEVAGDWSGAQDEFKRLLDQGGEDKEMIAAKEELGWCLVNQGKLTEGRDVLEEVVEVRDTRKEQEGKDDEALVRARAWWRLGRTEWMIGDDQSRTQAEEWFMASLRADASFAASYTALGICYAEAHSPPDMERALKCFQKAFELDATEADAARRLAFAYADVDEWAQVRAIAMRVMEGEGGVEGIAGGEVMNAAGRFAPTNGWAWKALGSTEMYYKNYAKAIQAFQVALRADPEDASMWRMLGDAYVKSGRHMAGLKALQKALEIDPTMWMAHYHMGETYMQLGDYAGAIAAFKEVDSATESAEVGVTAALAEAAVALGRFSAAGGFRERSRSAFHTAIGYALRVLTSGRSHRAWAWKLIGDAALQLAEREVDLKDIESTAAVLQPVLEHLIADDDDRRSSVTGLGHASNLLQAASGPHYAVKAAVFAFAYRAHLLKNEHSANSALYDLGCALHTLATRDEDVRTPATKAAISAVRLALERDASDERLWNALGVICSAAGQQLAQHAFVVSLELYAKDPEVWTNLGFLYLRAGDRELANQCFLKAQTLDPDCARAWFGQAILAQRDGQHHASAGLFAHSATLSAGSLLEADLALALGAFGPFLNPHTRDTTPLHQAAFALACYVAAHPEDAEAKHLQALVSERLGLTGQAVAVLEDATQLLEDEFERSESAQIEANYATALLNLARVRLAAGQYDAALSAFKDAAELSVASSEERVTCQLAQARTGAALAHFWLGDHNASLEGFQAALDAAKNDDALTDEIAVLFARTLWSVGGEDAAEAAKTQLMESLEHERPSLKVIAALGAAALASSDADLLDAALAELANPTPEQRAQDPQRTADAVLAAAALANGNEDGAIASLESSAASAPWDPVSRNRLAAAYVAAGKTEPAIALLQRTSDGPVLEAARANSMRGIALTLEGESGMQNLQRAIMLRPWDEEGWEALAWARRAEVELEES
- the RAX1 gene encoding uncharacterized protein (Regulator of G protein signalling domain), translated to MQYHNEKAPAAGGPEYDLAPTAHQASGTGKGKRGSRYLNLKRLPTLQEVLDRRTRAPLDLFCFYIFLQRESSEDALDFWLDVQQHENLCKAYFKDLKRSGRSVDDDWPEFATYVRENGSYMAPLLDLASRETLPAARRSSELQRSSHPGVGTSKDAEHAYHEMHRQSTPSLRGTGRGRAGSIHSTRSAIENVRGSIRDWGKGRHSQLRAPTIFSRDRAIEKNALAESAERIYLRYLLPGAEHEIYLSPALRLTNVPVSTDGKISPLIPDLFHAQKIYIFRALEQDAFPRFLRAKAFGNLTPTSALIRLIVGLVILWGAFTLSFTFVFLDWSPNARRLYIIIPYFFAFNLLVAAYYSLSPLLALFSQSETVPFRFITVGEGYVRKLLLLRGLWIEALAILLTAIFTIIFSLVPGHRL
- a CDS encoding uncharacterized protein (Belongs to the cation transport ATPase (P-type) (TC 3.A.3) family. Type IV subfamily) → MPGSASGAPLVPRRRKRRANKDPWWTRHIAKPLSVLNPATLMSRRRKPSTPRSIFINEKLPADYFDKKGRPLKSKVFSTNQNVTSKYTILTFLPRNLLEQFRRVANIFFLFINVLQFFPKFSTISPGLVILPLIVVLLITALKDGYEDIKRHQADRKVNHSVVHVLGGGDGQYVNVNPMEGKAKTFVRGIPLPKRKSKKAISAEMKANVDLLKSGNENDLERQHTIRSHVSTWDNDPEAGDNSKELGWQRTIWEDVKVGDIVKIYDNEPICADIIVCATSEEEDVCYLETKGLDGETNLKSRHAVPGISHLDSVQACATTQMRIDMEPPEVNMYRLNGAIVLLGEGGDVTHPVTLDTCLLRGCALRNTGWVIGIVAFTGDDTKIIQNSGRAPSKRSRVERQMNPQVLFNLLVLGIIAMICSVIAHVLEKKWTPQGAYWMLYNDTSQDNPNINGLWTFFNALITFQNIIPISLYLSIEFVRTVQALFIFWDHQMQYFKNGQKIRTTARSWNLSDDLGQVEYIFSDKTGTLTQNVMVFRQCSVGGKIYYGDEPEVTAPAKKAKPVEDTMSSSDDNSNSTGDVASLRRAEAVEIPPFHDRTLTADLNDLDSEQSRILHGFFVVLGLCHTALASESESGQITYKAQSPDEAALVQSAADVGFVFLGRDRNILRLKTPYAEQPDEYELLNVLEFNSTRKRMSVIVRKCDDQGMILLLTKGADNIIFDLLSKNDESQAALREKTDKDLQVFASEGLRTLCLAYRVLEPAEYETWAKEYHEAEVALTDREEKMEDVMAHIETSLQLLGATAIEDKLQDGVPETIADLKRAGINIWVATGDKLETAVAIGYTTNLLTANSNLIIIREGTHSIHDQLRDSLGAFFGDDLRRSTSLTHLETRHSTQLRRVNTGVQSLVGDDNGYRPGGFSLVIEGSALAQIFNDDENEDLLIQLALKCNTVICCRVSPLQKAQIVRLIKDSLGVMCLAIGDGANDVSMIQAADVGVGISGEEGLQAVNSADYATGQFRFLKRLLLVHGHWSYFRNGTMIVNFFYKNIIGIGILFWYMFFCGWSTTFVYAYVYLLFWNVFWTLCPVIAIGIFDRNADDVDLMALPELYRYSREHKYYNWPRFLYYLFEGVYQTAIGYFFIHYAYVTTTTRSDGWEVYKDEMSTTMAVAAVMYANLFSGLNIDAWSWWVVFAVWVGPFLIWVFTPIYSVVPPTTYFSGVYGNDIFLFRSAAFWFGWPFVTIMALMPRYLIKFAKQNIFPNDIDIMRLVRKYQPNVDPFTDPMLGGLLDRSRDNDNMSIGRVQSNAHLARRTSIVLEELTAPTEYVPATEYPPRQSTEYIGRPSIDSIHSRTGRPSIDSSRVRPSLESHGRPSFQSTRLGMAGGIRGSQVDMATGITREPSRGFGFDVEEGGVAIKRMQSSLSQQSAGNQRYTLRRLAVHNRQNNPTAPSPNRAFKSLRNRAGSILRGRNRSSTVNTSTSTQVSGDDFPQRLVPSPPRSP